Proteins co-encoded in one Papaver somniferum cultivar HN1 chromosome 5, ASM357369v1, whole genome shotgun sequence genomic window:
- the LOC113278061 gene encoding uncharacterized protein LOC113278061, with translation MVVLRTSSKGLCGTSSSNSYNLRSRKVSDPSFDGSKRLCSRVGPVRPKAKPKAKPRKESKHTSKDGGDDDEERKYATDAMSFYNKEKGTKYELVKPGCVTSAFLRSCFLHHINFTAKKADVADAPEEMFFAELKTTYKVRVVELCKSMGPESLITGDKTNGCSYCNKYGYVQHPKDGGFTAGEFMNYSEWEKNHDSLTC, from the exons ATGGTGGTTCTGCGTACAAGTTCAAAGGGATTGTGCGGCACTTCTTCATCTAACTCCTATAATTTACGTTCGAGGAAAGTATCTGATCCTTCATTTGATGGCTCTAAACGTTTGTGTTCAAGGGTTGGTCCTGTCAG GCCTAAAGCTAAACCTAAAGCTAAGCCGAGAAAGGAAAGTAAGCACACATCTAAAgacggtggtgatgatgatgaagaaaggAAGTATGCAACCGATGCCATGAGTTTCTATAACAAAGAAAAG GGTACAAAATATGAGCTGGTGAAGCCTGGTTGCGTTACATCTGCGTTTCTAAGGTCATGCTTTCTTCACCATATCAACTTCACGGCCAAGAAGGCTGATGTTGCTGATGCTCCAGAAGAGATGTTTTTTGCTGAACTGAAAACTACCTACAAGGTTCGTGTTGTCGAGCTTTGCAAATCCATGGGGCCAGAAAGCTTAATTACAG GAGATAAAACCAATGGGTGCTCTTACTGCAACAAGTATGGCTATGTTCAGCATCCAAAGGACGGAGGATTCACGGCAGGAGAATTTATGAATTATTCAGAATGGGAGAAAAACCATGATTCCTTGACTTGTTGA
- the LOC113278062 gene encoding uncharacterized protein LOC113278062, with amino-acid sequence MVVLRSSSKGLCGSSSSNSYSLRSKDVSDPSLDGSKRLCSRVGRIGPKAKAKLKEFEFTSKKPRERKYTSKDGDDVLTPLAIEAMRFYNKENGTEYELVQPGCITSVLDLTSTSSLRRLMFLMLQRRCFLLN; translated from the exons ATGGTGGTTCTGCGTTCAAGTTCAAAGGGATTGTGCGGCAGTTCTTCATCTAACTCCTATAGTTTGCGTTCCAAGGATGTGTCTGATCCTTCACTTGATGGCTCTAAACGTTTGTGTTCAAGGGTTGGCCGTATCGG GCCTAAAGCTAAAGCGAAACTCAAGGAATTCGAGTTTACATCCAAGAAACCCAGGGAACGTAAGTACACATCCAAGGACGGTGATGATGTATTAACGCCGTTGGCAATCGAAGCCATGAGGTTCTATAACAAAGAAAAT GGTACAGAATATGAGCTGGTGCAGCCTGGTTGCATTACATCTGTGCTTGATCTGACATCGACTTCATCGCTAAGAAGGCTGATGTTCCTGATGCTCCAGAGGAGATGTTTTTTGCTGAACTGA